The Gopherus evgoodei ecotype Sinaloan lineage chromosome 11, rGopEvg1_v1.p, whole genome shotgun sequence nucleotide sequence GACTCTTTAAGTATTTAGCCAAAGTGAAATAGCTTCAACTGGGGAGACTGAGGCTGCCCCctatcagaatattccatagcccagtggttgagGAACTCATGTGAGAGGTGACAAATTCCTGTTCAAATTCTGTTCTCCTCATCATGCAGAGAGGGGACTTGAGCCAGAGTTCTCCCACAGGCCAGGTGAGTAACCTTAtctctgggctaaaagttatgagagaGGTGATCCTACttcagccattttgtgtggagttaggcagCATCTGAAcatgcctactggattgggccctacaGATAAGCTAGGTGGTGAAGCACCTCTCTTTCCTCCATTTGTGAATCACATTGGAGCTTAGGCGTTCAGATGCCTAGACCTAGGCAGCAGTGCGCATGCCCAGAGacagaaatttaggcacctagggaaTTTGTACTGTTGAAATGTAAGTGCTGAGTGAGTATAGGTGCttacagggttaggtggcagctgagctggGTTTTTGTGAATACAAGTAGCCCCTAAATCTGGGATTTAGGAGTCTGAACTGGCAGTTAGGCACCCAAGTCTTTTTGTGACTCTAGCCCCAAGAGTTCTGGTTAACTATGCTCAAGATAATTGAGGTTGACTCCAGAGCTAGCTTAGCTGATGAAGCCTGTTGAGCTTGGCAGCTCAAGCCACAAATAGCTCTGAAATGATCTTTTCTGTAAAAATAAACAtgcaaaaaagcaaaacaactcCCCCCACCCATACCTCCAGTCCAAACAAGTCCAGCAATCCTCCCTCTACCCCATACACACTATGTTAATGCAATATTAATGGCACAAGGTTGCCTCATAAGAGCATGGGCTGCATTAGTTCCTTGCACTCTTGGAAGGAGGTGGCAGGCCAGCATGCCCATCCTAGTGAGAGAGTAGAAAGGCTCCTTGTGCCCTTTCTTACCCACCACCCCCATGCAGGAGCCTAGCCATCATTTGACTCTAAGATTGTGACCGTGTTGACGTTGAAAGAGAAACCATGGCCCATGACATCTTTCCAATTTCCTGACtttttggcatttcctgacttttgagagCTTGATTTCAGGACCTTCACATTGCATTAAGACTGATTATTTACATTAGCCATAACAAACCTTGGCAAAACATTTACTATATTTAGATTTGCTTTCACATTATGTCACAAGCCATAACTTTCCAGCATCATGAAGGTGCACAAATTGATATTATTTATCACACCTATAATGCTATAGAAGTGCATGGCACTTTGCAAAACAAGTAAGGTCGTGATCTGTGCCCTAAAGAATTTACAGTTGAAGGGCCCAATTCTGGCTGTGGTACCATTCGTGTCAACGAGTTATGCCTGCGAGCACTAATACCTAGTAATAACAAttttcagaatcaggctctaaacAGAGACTAGGAGGAGACAATAGGACAGAAAGGGCTGGAGTTTGAAGAGATTGAAGACAATATGAACACAAGGTTACTTGAATGCAGTTGGGGGAGGGTTGAACCAtgtggtttatttattttaactagaTAATAGTACTCAAGTGTTTACATACAAACACCACTCCTTGAAGAAGGAAGTTGTTATGGTTTGCATTACAGTACTGAGGCCCCAACCATTATCAGAGCCCCATGCTGCTTAGGTGTTATATAAACACATGATgagagagacagttcctgcccccaaagtttccagtctaaacagacaaaggataGGAAGGGAAGCAGTGGCACAGCGACTCACCCAACATCACAGAGCAGGTCCAGGAATAGATTCTAGGTGTCCCTGATTTCCAGGTCCATGTGCTACCACAGTACCTCTCCTTTTCAAGGACAGATGGTGGATGCGTGATAGATGGTATAGAGGAAGGTACTGGTAAAAACCACAAACTGGAACAAATAGTTATTCTAGATACAAAATCCACGAATGGGCAGGTTGGTATAAATGTGGCGCATATCTGAGTGTTCCTGGTGATAGAAAATCCAGCCTCAAGATATAGCTAGCTCCTGACACATAGTCCTGTTCTGGAAAATGGTTGTTCAGTTTATCCTGCACTTTCATGGTGGTGGGATCTGCATATGTGAGCTATGGAAAGCCAGACTAAAATTCAAATGCAACTTTTAACATATTGCAGCATAAGAAATCCCCCATCCCATACTTTATCCGAAACTAATTGTTTTTTGATGCAGGACCCTGTGAGGAGATTATTCCTGTAAGCACCAAAGAATGTGAAATAACTAGACAGGAGGAAAGGAACACAGAGCAACCTCAGGAAGAAACAGCTACTCATGCTAATGAGGCCAAGGAGTTCCAAACAGCAGGAGCCCAGGAAGAAGCGTGGATGCTTGAACCCAAGGAGCAAATTAAAGCTGATACACAATTAGACGACAGAGAGaatgcagaggaggaggaggaggaggaagcacagCTGatagaaagcaagaaagaaaatagTGGGCAGTCTCCTTTAAAGAAGCAAGAAAATGACAGGGAGGAATGCTCTCCTACCAGCCCCAGTTTTAACTTCCAGGCTGAGAAACCTGAGGAGCAGCCAGGctcagggaaaaaaaatgatATCTCCAGGCACAGTTATTCTAGATACAATACAATCTCCTATCGCAAGATCAGAAAAGGAAACACTAAACAAAGAATTGATGAATTTGAGTCCATGATGCATTTATAAACTGAGGTGGGGAATTTGCCTAAGCTGAGAGtgcattttgttttttcaagACGTATCGCTTCATGTCATATCAAGTCATCATTATATcctttttgtatgtaatttcatAATACACTGTGTAAATTTAACCTCTGTATTTCACTTTGAAATCATACAGAAGCATCCataggagaaaaataaaatcagcagTTTGCTAAATATAATACAAGCTGATTTAAAGTTTATCCATCCCCATCTCCCTCGTCCTGGTTTTGTAACAAGATTCAGGCACTAGAAATTTTTGAACTAATTGGAAATTCTGTAGCTGCATGCAGCAGAAAATGACCCATGCTATTTGCCATTCTGGTAATTAGTTGGCAGCAGAACAGTTCCAGTAAAACTAGAGAGTGCAGTAATGATAATAAAAGAAACAACT carries:
- the ERMN gene encoding ermin → MTEEVPIASSILEYNGNVPPEKTQLQVIDIIDEIAKSVGTVPCENSETSPEAPLKKENQEDNKNSVEDNTICGALDGEKQCEEKQEENNATLEEGSADIPSENTRTDEEKSREGPCEEIIPVSTKECEITRQEERNTEQPQEETATHANEAKEFQTAGAQEEAWMLEPKEQIKADTQLDDRENAEEEEEEEAQLIESKKENSGQSPLKKQENDREECSPTSPSFNFQAEKPEEQPGSGKKNDISRHSYSRYNTISYRKIRKGNTKQRIDEFESMMHL